A single region of the Streptomyces sp. NBC_01262 genome encodes:
- a CDS encoding FAD-dependent oxidoreductase codes for MSHTTGTDVIICGTGAAGLTLAIDLARRNVAFLLIDKAPQPFVGSRGKGIQPRSQEVFEDLGVIDRIVASGGEYPVQRIYTDDGPIDQVGVEMSEPTPEEPYQIPLLVPQFLTERRLRERLAELGHAPHYGHELVGFDQDADGVTARIATPDGEQAVRAAYLIGADGGSSFVRKTLGIGFPGKTLGVRAIVADVYVDGVSSDAWHRWGEDTAGQVSMCPLYGTDMFQLQAPVPFDVDLDLSAEGLTAFFRERTGRDDVVIRAVSWASAFKMNARLADTYRRGRVFLTGDAAHCHPPTGGQGLNTSVQDAYNLGWKLAAVLDGAPESLLETYEQERRPIAEAVLGLSERLLEAARNRDIHRGREVSQLDLGYPDSPLSLHTPQRDKGVLAGDRAPDAPVTGAGGLPTRLFSLFQGPHWTLLGHDVDDASAPAPRAGLHIHTIGSRGDIADTGDRVRSAYGLSAEQWVLIRPDGYLAAVVDTADLAGIETYLDTVGVRPLAATRPTTTESSTGMPTEPPSDSTGTPRTRREHRQARTAAEQRLTTAQRELHQLSRQVQRDLRSVRRHGETTAIVARSNFAELAVRSINRLTANLRTDRTDQ; via the coding sequence ATGTCACACACCACCGGCACAGACGTGATCATCTGCGGGACCGGCGCGGCCGGGCTGACCCTCGCCATCGACCTCGCCCGCAGGAACGTCGCCTTCCTGCTGATCGACAAGGCGCCGCAGCCGTTCGTCGGCTCCCGCGGCAAGGGCATCCAGCCCCGCAGTCAAGAGGTGTTCGAGGACCTCGGCGTGATCGACCGGATCGTCGCCTCCGGTGGCGAGTACCCCGTCCAGCGCATCTACACCGACGACGGACCCATCGACCAGGTCGGCGTGGAGATGTCGGAGCCGACGCCGGAGGAGCCGTACCAAATACCTCTGCTCGTCCCGCAGTTCCTCACCGAGCGCCGGCTGCGCGAGCGACTGGCCGAGCTCGGGCATGCCCCGCACTACGGCCATGAACTCGTCGGCTTTGACCAGGACGCCGACGGCGTGACCGCGCGGATCGCCACTCCGGACGGCGAACAGGCCGTACGGGCCGCCTACTTGATCGGCGCCGACGGCGGTTCGAGTTTCGTCCGCAAGACGCTCGGTATCGGTTTCCCCGGCAAGACCCTCGGCGTACGGGCGATCGTGGCCGACGTGTACGTGGACGGCGTGTCGTCGGACGCCTGGCACCGCTGGGGCGAGGACACCGCCGGGCAGGTGTCGATGTGCCCGCTCTACGGCACCGACATGTTCCAGCTCCAGGCCCCCGTCCCCTTCGACGTCGACCTGGACCTCTCGGCCGAGGGGCTCACCGCGTTCTTCCGCGAACGCACCGGCCGCGACGACGTTGTCATCCGCGCTGTGTCCTGGGCGTCCGCGTTCAAGATGAACGCCAGGCTGGCCGACACCTACCGGCGCGGGCGGGTGTTCCTGACCGGGGACGCGGCGCACTGCCACCCGCCGACCGGCGGGCAGGGCCTGAACACCAGTGTCCAGGACGCCTACAACCTGGGCTGGAAGCTCGCCGCCGTACTCGACGGCGCCCCGGAATCCCTGCTGGAGACGTACGAGCAGGAACGCCGGCCGATCGCCGAGGCCGTCCTCGGCCTGTCCGAGAGGCTGCTCGAAGCGGCCAGGAACCGCGACATCCACCGGGGCCGCGAGGTCAGCCAACTCGACCTCGGCTACCCGGACTCGCCCCTGTCGCTGCACACCCCGCAGCGCGACAAGGGCGTACTGGCCGGCGACCGCGCGCCCGACGCGCCCGTGACCGGCGCGGGCGGCCTCCCCACCCGGCTGTTCAGCCTCTTCCAAGGGCCCCACTGGACCCTGCTCGGCCACGACGTCGACGACGCCTCGGCCCCGGCGCCGCGTGCCGGGCTGCACATCCACACCATCGGCAGCCGAGGCGACATCGCCGACACCGGCGACCGGGTGCGCAGCGCCTATGGACTGTCTGCCGAGCAGTGGGTGCTCATCCGGCCGGACGGATACCTCGCGGCCGTGGTCGACACCGCCGACCTCGCCGGCATCGAAACCTATCTCGACACCGTCGGCGTCCGCCCCCTCGCGGCGACGCGACCGACCACCACCGAATCGAGCACCGGCATGCCCACCGAGCCCCCTTCCGACAGCACCGGCACTCCCCGCACCCGACGCGAACACCGGCAGGCCCGCACCGCCGCCGAGCAGCGACTCACCACCGCCCAACGCGAGCTCCACCAACTCTCGCGCCAGGTCCAGCGCGACCTGCGCAGCGTCCGCCGGCACGGCGAGACCACCGCCATCGTCGCCCGCTCCAACTTCGCCGAACTCGCAGTCCGAAGCATCAACCGGCTGACGGCCAACCTCCGCACCGACCGCACCGACCAGTAA
- a CDS encoding zinc-binding alcohol dehydrogenase family protein: MDIQAAVVHSFDNPPRYEPFDLPAPSDEDQELVDVLAVGLHPRVRTGASGSHYTSTGKLPLVPGVDGVGRREDGRLVYFVADDELVGPMATRTVIDSRHSIPLPDGADVVKIAAAMNPAMSSWVALRRRVPIEAGQSVLILGATGNAGQMAVQVAKRLGAGRVVGAGRDQSRLATLPGIGADATVALTDDADVTAAALAEEAAEVDLVIDYLWGKPAGDAIMAVLQARSDRSRALNWIQIGAMAGPTIELPSVALRSANFRLQGNGQGAVSTRTYLEELPSLVDEIEAGGLAVTAKAVPLADVETAWNAPEVPGVRTVLVP; encoded by the coding sequence ATGGACATCCAGGCCGCGGTGGTCCACTCGTTCGACAACCCGCCCCGCTACGAGCCCTTCGACCTGCCCGCTCCCTCCGACGAGGACCAGGAACTTGTCGACGTCCTCGCGGTGGGCCTGCACCCGAGGGTGCGTACCGGCGCGTCGGGCAGCCACTACACCAGCACCGGGAAGCTGCCGCTGGTGCCCGGTGTCGACGGGGTCGGCCGGCGCGAGGACGGCCGGTTGGTGTACTTCGTCGCGGACGACGAACTCGTCGGCCCGATGGCCACCCGGACCGTCATCGACAGCCGCCACAGCATCCCGCTGCCCGACGGCGCGGACGTGGTGAAGATCGCCGCGGCGATGAACCCGGCCATGTCGTCCTGGGTGGCGCTACGCCGCCGCGTCCCGATCGAGGCCGGGCAGTCGGTGCTGATCCTCGGCGCGACCGGTAACGCCGGCCAGATGGCCGTCCAGGTCGCCAAGCGCCTCGGCGCCGGCCGGGTCGTCGGCGCCGGCCGCGACCAGTCCCGCCTGGCGACCTTGCCCGGGATCGGCGCGGACGCGACCGTCGCACTCACCGACGACGCCGACGTCACCGCGGCGGCCCTGGCCGAGGAGGCCGCAGAGGTCGACCTGGTCATCGACTACCTGTGGGGCAAGCCCGCCGGGGACGCGATCATGGCGGTGCTCCAGGCCCGCTCCGACCGTAGCCGCGCCCTGAACTGGATCCAGATCGGCGCCATGGCCGGCCCCACCATCGAACTCCCGTCAGTGGCACTGCGTTCGGCGAACTTCCGGCTCCAGGGCAACGGCCAGGGTGCGGTCTCGACCAGGACTTACCTGGAAGAACTGCCGTCCCTCGTCGACGAGATCGAGGCCGGAGGTCTCGCTGTCACCGCCAAGGCGGTACCGCTCGCGGACGTCGAAACCGCGTGGAACGCACCCGAGGTCCCCGGAGTGCGCACCGTCCTGGTGCCCTGA
- a CDS encoding AAA family ATPase, which yields MDKPAEMFDRDFEWSALTRFIGDEQPGATLGVVSGRRRQGKTFLLDAACRAEGGFYFGATEAADAESLRRISTALTAHVRPASPFHFADWAEAVDGLLALGSECPVPVVIDEFPYLVRANPELPSIIQEAFRPLRDRRTASRARLLLCGSALSFMGKLLSGNAPLRGRAGLELVVRPLDHRLAAEFWNITDPRLALQVNAIVGGTPAYRREFARGDSPSGPDDFDAWVVRTVLNPETPLFREARYLLAEEPDLRDTALYLSVLAAVADGNATRGGMAGYLGRKATDIAHPINVLEDAGLLHRDADAFRDNRPTYRIAEPLIGFYHAIMRPVWDQLERPGSADRVWQASRRRYVSNVLGPHFEQVCRDWALHHADPDLLGGLPARVGHGVVHDPKARTGHEVDVAVVGIADGGKPPLLAIGEAKWNERLGIAHIERLQHIRDLIAQAGRYDTTHTRLICFSGAGFNDKARIAADTTPGIQLIDLAALYGQT from the coding sequence GTGGACAAGCCTGCCGAGATGTTCGATCGCGACTTCGAGTGGTCAGCCCTGACCCGGTTCATCGGTGATGAGCAGCCCGGTGCCACGCTCGGAGTGGTCTCCGGCCGACGCCGTCAGGGCAAGACCTTCCTGCTCGACGCGGCCTGCCGTGCCGAGGGAGGGTTCTATTTCGGCGCGACCGAGGCGGCTGACGCCGAGTCTCTGCGGCGGATCAGCACGGCGCTCACCGCTCATGTCCGGCCCGCCAGCCCCTTCCACTTCGCCGACTGGGCCGAAGCCGTCGACGGGCTCCTTGCCCTCGGCTCCGAGTGCCCCGTGCCCGTGGTGATCGACGAGTTCCCGTACCTCGTCAGGGCCAATCCGGAGCTGCCCTCCATCATCCAGGAGGCGTTCCGTCCGCTGCGCGACCGCCGCACGGCCTCTCGTGCCCGGCTGCTGCTGTGCGGCTCGGCCCTGTCCTTCATGGGCAAGCTACTGTCCGGCAACGCACCGCTGAGGGGCCGGGCCGGACTGGAACTCGTCGTGCGCCCCCTCGACCACCGCCTCGCCGCCGAGTTCTGGAACATCACCGACCCCCGGCTGGCCCTGCAGGTCAACGCGATCGTCGGTGGTACGCCCGCCTACCGGCGCGAGTTCGCGCGAGGAGACAGCCCCAGCGGGCCCGACGACTTCGACGCCTGGGTTGTCCGTACGGTCCTCAACCCCGAGACGCCGCTGTTCCGCGAGGCCCGCTATCTGCTGGCCGAGGAACCTGATCTGCGTGACACCGCCCTGTACCTGTCCGTCCTGGCGGCCGTCGCCGACGGCAACGCGACCCGCGGCGGCATGGCCGGCTACCTGGGACGCAAGGCCACCGACATCGCGCATCCCATCAACGTCCTCGAAGACGCCGGGCTGCTCCACCGCGACGCCGACGCCTTCCGCGACAACCGCCCCACCTACCGCATCGCCGAACCACTGATCGGCTTCTACCACGCCATCATGCGCCCGGTCTGGGACCAGTTGGAGCGGCCCGGCAGCGCCGACCGGGTCTGGCAGGCCAGCCGCCGCCGCTACGTCAGCAACGTGCTGGGCCCCCACTTCGAGCAGGTGTGCCGAGACTGGGCCCTGCACCACGCCGACCCCGACCTGCTCGGCGGCCTCCCGGCCCGCGTCGGCCACGGCGTCGTCCATGACCCCAAGGCGCGCACCGGCCATGAGGTCGACGTGGCGGTCGTCGGCATCGCGGACGGCGGCAAGCCGCCGTTGCTCGCCATCGGCGAAGCCAAGTGGAACGAGCGCCTGGGCATCGCGCACATCGAACGCCTCCAGCACATCCGCGACCTCATCGCCCAGGCCGGACGCTACGACACCACCCACACTCGGCTCATCTGCTTCAGCGGGGCGGGCTTCAACGACAAGGCCCGCATCGCCGCCGACACCACCCCTGGCATCCAGCTGATCGATCTGGCAGCCCTGTACGGCCAGACGTAA
- a CDS encoding restriction endonuclease: protein MAFWSAIWPYLLGAGVLGGLGTGSWWLWRTDKLVRGRDRQWRKQDAIQAGHRTLAEVDKMSGTEFEELVAVLCRRDGCTDVRRVGGSGDNGADVTGRLPDGRTMIIQCKRYTPRSTIAPREVRDLLGSKTHFGADLAVFVTTTRFSRQSEDLCVHNDIVAIHRDHLGLWNSGATLQSLISVNGSGQGDQQHRARWRKTYGASPRPTARRRGA from the coding sequence ATGGCGTTCTGGTCGGCCATCTGGCCGTACCTGCTCGGGGCCGGCGTACTCGGCGGCCTCGGCACCGGAAGCTGGTGGCTGTGGCGTACCGACAAGCTGGTGCGTGGCCGGGACCGGCAGTGGCGAAAGCAGGACGCGATCCAGGCCGGCCACCGGACCCTCGCCGAGGTGGACAAGATGTCCGGCACCGAATTCGAGGAGCTGGTCGCAGTCCTGTGCCGACGAGACGGCTGCACCGACGTCCGCCGCGTCGGCGGATCCGGAGACAACGGTGCCGACGTCACCGGCCGCCTCCCGGACGGCCGCACGATGATCATCCAGTGCAAGCGCTACACACCACGCAGCACCATCGCTCCCCGCGAGGTTCGCGACCTCCTGGGCTCGAAAACCCACTTCGGAGCAGACCTGGCCGTCTTCGTCACCACCACCCGCTTCAGCCGCCAGTCCGAGGATCTCTGCGTACACAACGACATCGTCGCCATCCACCGCGACCACCTCGGACTGTGGAACAGCGGAGCCACCCTGCAATCCCTGATCAGCGTCAACGGCTCCGGCCAGGGCGACCAACAGCACCGAGCCCGCTGGAGGAAGACATATGGCGCATCGCCCCGGCCCACAGCCCGTCGTCGAGGCGCATAG
- a CDS encoding ATP-grasp domain-containing protein, with the protein MAWLPEEFTGRRIELTTLSEAWALRRPVFVKPPSAKSFPAAVYADGSRLPRTGEGVGPDTPALVSDVVTFAAEYRLFVLDHRVVAGSRYAVHGRLGTAPRRLAERLLASVGESLPSGVTVGVGLVQDPDTGHERWAVVEGNMPWFSHSYTVRVDAVLDVVLRAAGPRDGFPRVTCRSCVCRQHLRRYRGTFYRYVLLYVSREEVTRGQACRDVRSRLRVVSPDPVHR; encoded by the coding sequence TTGGCGTGGTTGCCGGAGGAGTTCACGGGGCGGCGGATCGAGCTGACCACCCTCTCGGAGGCGTGGGCGTTACGTCGTCCGGTCTTCGTCAAGCCGCCGAGCGCCAAGTCGTTCCCGGCTGCGGTGTACGCCGACGGATCGAGGCTGCCCCGCACGGGCGAGGGTGTGGGCCCGGACACCCCTGCCCTGGTCTCCGACGTGGTGACCTTCGCCGCGGAGTACCGGCTGTTCGTGCTCGACCACCGGGTCGTGGCCGGGAGCCGGTATGCCGTGCACGGGCGGCTGGGCACTGCACCGCGCCGGTTGGCCGAACGGCTCCTCGCCTCGGTCGGGGAGTCCCTGCCCAGCGGGGTCACCGTCGGTGTCGGCCTCGTCCAGGACCCCGACACCGGCCATGAGCGCTGGGCCGTGGTGGAGGGCAATATGCCCTGGTTCTCCCACAGCTACACGGTCCGGGTCGATGCCGTGCTGGACGTCGTCCTGCGCGCAGCAGGTCCTCGTGACGGGTTTCCCAGGGTGACGTGCCGTTCCTGTGTGTGTCGACAGCATCTGCGTAGATATAGGGGTACGTTTTATAGATACGTGCTTCTATATGTATCCCGGGAAGAGGTGACGCGTGGACAAGCCTGCCGAGATGTTCGATCGCGACTTCGAGTGGTCAGCCCTGACCCGGTTCATCGGTGA
- a CDS encoding NADP-dependent oxidoreductase yields MKAVQIMGFGAADVLRINDVDRPAPGAGEVLVSVEASSVNGHDVIVRAGELKMVSGRRFPIGVGLDFAGIVAATGAGVESYRVGDRVWGMVHPRQRHTTAGAAEYVVVSADRIAHAPADLSSVEAASLVVAGSTALIALRDSVRLKSGERVLVRGAAGGVGTAAVQLAHAMGGHVTALARDRHAELLTDLGADEVLDYGSTPSDRIGPFDVIVDTVGTELHCYRSRLAKGGRMVTVGLSASAIAAIAASSVHGSRRIRTFSANPETPVLRDVAGHVTSGALRPVIDSVYPLADIAAAHEAFERGGVVGKHVVTVPRTSV; encoded by the coding sequence ATGAAGGCCGTTCAGATCATGGGTTTCGGTGCGGCGGACGTTCTGCGGATCAACGACGTGGACCGTCCCGCTCCCGGCGCGGGTGAGGTCCTGGTGTCGGTCGAGGCGTCCAGCGTGAACGGACACGATGTGATCGTCCGGGCCGGGGAGTTGAAGATGGTGTCGGGACGCCGGTTCCCGATCGGTGTGGGACTGGACTTCGCGGGCATCGTCGCCGCGACCGGCGCCGGTGTCGAGAGTTACCGGGTCGGGGACCGGGTGTGGGGCATGGTGCATCCCCGTCAGCGGCACACCACCGCTGGTGCGGCCGAGTACGTGGTGGTCTCCGCGGACCGGATCGCGCACGCCCCGGCGGACCTCTCGTCGGTCGAGGCGGCCTCCCTGGTCGTCGCGGGTTCCACGGCGCTGATCGCGCTGCGCGACAGCGTCCGCCTCAAGAGCGGGGAACGGGTCCTGGTCCGGGGCGCGGCCGGCGGAGTCGGCACGGCCGCCGTCCAACTGGCGCACGCCATGGGCGGCCATGTGACCGCGCTGGCCCGCGACCGCCACGCCGAACTCCTCACCGACCTCGGCGCCGACGAGGTCCTGGACTACGGCTCCACCCCCTCGGACCGGATCGGACCGTTCGACGTCATCGTCGACACCGTCGGCACGGAACTGCACTGCTACCGAAGCCGGTTGGCCAAGGGCGGCCGGATGGTCACCGTAGGACTGTCCGCGTCGGCCATTGCCGCGATCGCGGCGTCGAGCGTGCACGGTTCCCGCCGCATCCGCACCTTCAGCGCCAACCCCGAGACCCCCGTACTGCGCGATGTGGCCGGCCATGTCACCTCGGGCGCGCTGCGCCCGGTGATCGACAGCGTGTATCCGCTCGCGGACATCGCCGCGGCACACGAGGCGTTCGAGCGTGGCGGCGTCGTGGGCAAGCACGTGGTGACGGTGCCGCGTACCTCCGTCTGA
- a CDS encoding MarR family winged helix-turn-helix transcriptional regulator: MTSSHDMPPPPVPSPADEDFGLVDALAQLSFVVQSALAEIAGQYDLSVIQTRMLGILRDREPTMNQLGRHLGLDKSSITGLVDRAQRRGLVTRTASAVDRRSFQVSITDAGRQLVEQVAAQFAEQIERRVEPLPETDRKRLSRMATRIVTADAQVRGIDLRTAPR, encoded by the coding sequence ATGACGTCATCCCACGACATGCCACCCCCGCCCGTACCGTCGCCCGCAGACGAGGATTTCGGGCTGGTCGACGCCCTTGCCCAGCTGTCGTTCGTGGTGCAGAGCGCCCTGGCCGAGATCGCCGGGCAGTACGACCTGTCGGTCATCCAGACCCGGATGCTCGGGATACTCCGGGACCGGGAGCCGACGATGAACCAGCTGGGCCGCCACCTCGGCCTCGACAAGTCCTCGATCACCGGCCTGGTCGACCGCGCACAGCGCCGCGGCCTGGTCACCCGCACGGCCAGCGCCGTCGACCGCCGCTCGTTCCAGGTGTCGATCACCGACGCGGGCCGGCAGCTCGTCGAGCAGGTCGCCGCTCAGTTCGCCGAGCAGATCGAGAGGCGTGTCGAGCCGCTGCCCGAAACCGACCGGAAGCGACTGTCACGGATGGCGACCCGGATCGTGACCGCGGACGCCCAGGTCCGTGGCATCGACCTGCGCACCGCACCCCGCTGA